aagatgaaagCATGCCTTTTTGCAAACAAATGAAAATGCTTTATGTAAAATGCACATGATTATAGTTAGATATCCAAGTAGAAAAcattcttgaaaaatgaaaataaaaagttggcaatacaattagaaaatctaaaagaatatcatgccaacTTAGAAAAGCAAAAACttgtgaaggttttgaaaatcacttgcttagaaagaaaaaattgaagagtattctgaaatgattttcaaatccacgAGTGAAAAAGACAACCCAAATAAATccttaagaattaaaagaaaaaacttttttcaaaaaggattgGGGTTTATTTCATAAATCCCATtgtcataataatttttatgcaTCTTCAACTAAAAATTTATGTGAATACTCCTTACAAGGAATACATGTGCAAAAATTAAAGTGaggaaattaaataaatgaaggagagaaagagcaaacacaatatttgttatcggggtttggtcaGTCCTGCCTATGTACCTGCCTCAAGCctcagctcaaggattccactattttcTCACTTAACTAGGCGGAGCGATGccatttacaatactccttacaaGGCAGAGTCTTCTTAGCTCACTTATGGGTGAAGCCAAACTAGTTCTTCTTACAAGGCagagtctcctcagctcaattCACCAGGTAGAGCCAAACTAGTTCTCCTTATGAGacggagtctcctcagctcaTTTACTAGACGGAGccaaaccaattctccttacgaggcaaagTCTCCTCAACTCACCTAATCGGGCTTGAGTCAAATCGGTAAACCTTGCAAGATAGTGCACTTCCTCTTCAAGCCACCTCTGAAGTACAAagatatgaaattttgtgtacaaataaagtgcttctacaatAAGCAAATGTATACAAGTTGAAactctaaaatgcactctcagaTGATATGATTTATGATTAGTAGAGTAtgagtgtttttctcaaaataattttgcaatctttgaaaatgatgtatacgataaaatatttcaaagatttaaccctaataaatatttctctaaaaaatatctttcactaaaaatgtaggagaacctagggtttttctttcaaacgattttctcaatatcaaaacatgagagacctttcaagcaaagatatgtatatgaaaatATGCTCTAGGTTCTCTTGACTCACCCAAAGaacttctccaaaaatatatttcaataatgaATATGGGAAATACTTACAGTTTTTGctcaaaatagattttgcaataaagaacaagtgagcttttgaatctctgcaataaatttgcaaaaaGATCCACAAGCTAAAATGAGTTTCTCctaacataaacacaataaatcaaaggatatttcacaTGTTGGGAGAATTTTTTGGACTAATCTTGTTGCTTATTATGGTTAtgaaagggatatatatagagttccAAATAAAAATGATCGTTAAGGACATGGagggtattttaaatttatttaatttaaaatttaaacacaTTTTAGCACTGTAAAATAGTCAAACCCGAGAGCTTCGGTTTACAGGGGGCTTCGTCGGTCGGCTTGCCTcagataaaaatcaaattttcaaagaGGTTGGTCGACCATGGAGGGCACCAGTCGACTGGCTGTTGGCTTTTTTCCAACCCTGCGTTAGTTCGGTCAGTTGGCCTCAAGAGTTGGTCTGCCGATTCACCAAGTCGATCAACTGAGGCATTTTAGTTTTGCAATGGTTGGTCGGTCCGGCTATGTAAATTTGCAAAGAATTAAGGTCGGTCGGCTGGGCTATTATGATTTAAGATAGTTAGTCGGCCGGGGCTATAGAAAACTGGCCTAAAAGGCACAGCTGATCGACAAGGCATGTGAAGCACAAAAAGGTTCAGTCGATTGAgccttaataaaaatcaaattttggcCCTGATTTGCTTTCAAAAAGTATTTAAAAGCCTTTGTGAGATTTtatcattttatgaaaaaggtttttcgtGAAAAACATTAGGtcccctaaggtctatctatggtagGTCTTGAGCTTTTAATCGCatcatgcaagacatgcattattacataccaaaaacTAAATTCAAttacaattaaaaatatatgtcttTTATTCATTTGCTCTTTTgtctccatggaatatgccagactATATATGCTTTAagtccttcaggcttccattttccatttgTCTTATGTGCGTGCCAAAATATAAAATCTGTTCAAGCACTAAGTAAACACATAAGATACaggtgctttgtcaacatcaaaacagggatcagactaaaATAGTCGAGAAAAATAGGATTAATAAGCCAAATATTTCACATGTAAATAACATGTGCAAGGATAGAAAAATATTATGGGTAATCAAGAATGCAACCCCCTTAGAAACCAAGGAAGGATGGTTTCCAAAAGGAATTACTTAATCATTTAGAAAATTCTTCCTTAGATTTTAGGATTAGTTGTTTAAAAGAAAAAGGGGTTGTGGTTATTACttgcttgggaagtggttagTATATAAATTGCCAAAACTTAGTATACTCTATTAGCATACTAAGAACTATAGTGAAGCAAGCAAATATGTATTTTCAAGTTACAATATCCAATCTATTCACTTAACGtgtatatatcattatgattggttaatttaTGAATATATTGGATATGACATGCTCAAATAaacccacttccaaatggacaaaggttCTTTAATTGTTAAATGATTTTTTATGCTATATATGCTTAAGTACTTATATCTTAAATATAGCTTCTTTTGTCCATTACACGgatttgagctttagggaattgaTCGTAGtactatatatcttttaaaccTAAAACTCATCATGGAGCTTAAATGTTTAATCATATTCAAAATCATTTGAAGCTTATCCCCATGTTAGAAATTATCAGTTAAACCCAATCTAAGAAAGccaaatattatttgttgaaaatttaaatttcattagCAAATAAGTTAAATAGAAAAGGGGTGCCCAGATAAAGCCAACTGGTTGCATCCCAGCTGATCGGATCATCAGCTAGAGCTTTCTGTGTGCATGCCAATCGACCAGACCGATTTCCCCAGTTGACCGACCAGTAGAAAATGGTCCGATAAACCTAAGAACTTAAAGCCAAAGtcaaaattattgaaaatttagaattATTAGCTAAGAATTTAATGATTTGGCTCCGTAACTATAGGGGAGCAACAAAAATTCTATATGCTTGTCTAATAAACAATGTTAATATTGTGATATCCGCTTTTATGAGAACGACACTGCACTAAACACTTACTATCCACTTTTGCTTAATGCTTATATtgtttgatggatagtttatcttttgaTTATTGTACAAGTTTTGAGTTAtattggattgcatgcttgaactGAACGTCATCTGCTTGGCTTATGCATATCTCTGTGAATTGCATGCTGCTTAGCTAACGAGGATAATGTGTGATAAATTCATGTGCTTTTATGCTAAATTTTGAACACTAAAGGCACAAATGATTTTCATCCTATGTGTGAACTGAAAAATCTGAACTAACCATACATAAGCCTCATTTGGAATCTGAATATCTAATAGGCCTTATATGCAACCAAGAATAGGCATTATGCTAAAATTCATGTATGCTTGTGCTTAAGTTGATTATTGTTTATGCATACTCACGAATACTACCTATTGGGTATTGCAAACTGTTTTAAAAGATTATTGTAAGCCTCTGCATGTTGGTTGGATAGAAATAGGAAACTATTGTATACTGGTTAGACACTGGTTGAATGAATATCGTTGTGTTGGAAACTGCATACTAAATAGTTgaataggttgttgcatgttgaATCTTAATGCTATatgctaaattgaaaaacatgtacaatcttcataattctttgaattttcctagatgctctaAATCTTATACACATTTTCTGTcttaggaaaatctagttcatggacaccatttgatcTAATCCTTTGATTCCGAACTTAATTCAAAACCTAAATGGTTAATCAtgctattttaaattcaaaatcacaTACCATGATTAAAGTCCATATAACTAGGGAaaatgcatgtcaaaagggaagttgtttatttatttatttatttatctcacACACatttgagttgtgtcatcttcATTAATCTTCAACTGCATAGTTATTGTATGAttatttgagtatagccttgattggctatcgagTACCGAATGAAATGCAATATGCAATGTAATTGTGTACTAAATGATTAAAATATGCTGTATGATGAATGATTACGAAGGATGAATGCATGatgaatattttattaaaatgaaCCTCATTCTCAACTATAAATGCACTTTATGTGTGCTTAAGAATAATCAGGAAAGCTGGGCTCCACACTTAGAGAAAAGGCCTTAATTTAACAATCTTATGGACTCATATGCATAATAtggttattttttttgtttttgagtcctaaggctCTTCTTATTACCATGAACATCGTATCCTGTGCTTTCATGAACTATGAATAGATATTGATTGTTCTTGGGTGCATATATGCTCTATAGGAATGATTTTACTAGTTGAATATAACGGCTcttaaaccgttactaatagctGCACTTGTGAGCACTAGAGGtagtttcaaaatcgtcactaataatagactattagtgatggtttaaaaaccattactaataattgACCATAAGTAACGATTTTGAGCCGAGAAAATGTAAAGTTTATAGTGACGATCGTATGCTATTAGTGACATAGTTaaaatgtcactaatactccactattagtgacggtttatagaattcgtcactaataagtattagtcacTACATATCTAGCAACTAattggaaaccgtcactaaaaacatTATTTTTTATAGTGTAATTGCATTTTCATTTAatcattttctaaaattttatgaGTGAAAATAGGAGAGGATCATCTAGATGTGGGATGTAGACTTTCCTGAGGGTTGTCAGTGACCCACAAATGATAAGACCTTTAATCAAGTTATTGGGCATCGACTAGGAAGTTACATGAAATGTCTCACTACAAAAAGGaaagttattagtgacggtttgaaactatcactaataatagcaaaccgtcactaataactatTAGTGATGGCTTAGTAACAGTTTCGAATTTGTCACCAAAAACTATGGTGGCAACtaattattaatgacggttttaagAATTctcactaataatgtagtattagtgataattttattccgtcactaaaagcctaagaccgtcactataaattgcACATTTTCTCGGCTATAATCATCACTAAAAgtccaactattagtgacagttttaaaatcatcactaaaaatgGTACTATCACTACAAATAAAATAGTGTTTAGTGACGAAAGCAGTAGTGACGCTTTCAAAttattgtcactaataatgcacttTTGGTGATGAATTTGAAAGTGTTACTAacactttcatcactaaaaactggTTTTCTCACTCAAATTATCGTTAGAAAATATTAGTGGCATTTTTCAGTGTATGAGTGACGGattattaaaaccgtcactaatagtggattAGTAGTGGCAGTTCACATAAATTGtacatcactaatagtagactaatagtgacgatttttattAACCGTCGCTAATAGTCTTAACCTTTATTTCCCACCAATTTATTTAACAATTAGTTATGCTTTATGAGAACCATACTAATCGTCTAATACTAGTGACAGTTCTCATAAACCCtcactaatagtagactattagtgacaatttttattAACCATCACTATTAGTCTTAACCTTTATTACGGCGATTAGGCTCATTAATGGCAGATTATGTTTTGAGTTTGATTAAACTTAACAACAAAAACATTTCTATTAAAACTTCATTTGCATGGACTTAACTAGtataattaattagttatttaaaaataatttgcaCATAATTTTGCTCTGCACGTCACCAATTCATTCAAGTGATTGACTATCtccttgtttttttattttttatttttaaagtagCTATTGGGCTACCAAGCTATCGACCACGCTTCTGCAAGTGGTCAATCATCAATtctcaagaatgcttttctttacacttttttatatttttcattggGATTCTAAGTGTTTTTGAGTCTTCACCCTCATTACAATATAATTAGTCGAGTTTGCTTGGTGTTTGGATGAAGAATTTTGTGGTTTttctatacaaaaaaaaaaaaaagaagaagaaaaaaaccaaaattttcaCTTCAAAAACAAACTCACTCAAGATTTTATCAGTCTTCAAGGTTTGCCAAAGTTTTCAAACTTTCTTGACGTTATACATCTATTATGTGGCTTTTCAATATTCCCCAAGTGTTGAAACTTTGATTTCAAACCAAGTTTGTGGTTTTTCCaccaaaattccacaacttttccaagtttaaacaataaaaattcattttttttcaaagtaATCAACCGTGAAGTGGCTTGAGAATGGAAAAATGaggattttcttaattttttaactTGATTTTAATCTTTACGAAATTTtcattcaaaaatcaattttctagtaagaattgatgattttttttttcttttccaatgaggtttcaagtgttttcaaggattttcaaatgATTTCAAGTGTTTTATGAAAAACAATCACCAAACTATTTTCTAAAAGttgtttttgaaaacattttcgaACTATAGGTGAGTTCATTCTTCTAATAGAGGATATATAGGCAATCTACCTTGAGAGATTTAGCCAAAACTAAAAAAACTCTAAGGTTTTATTTgttcatttctcttttctctttgtttttgtttgacTATTTGAGGAATTTGTTAAGGCATCCAAGTAGTGGAATTCCCATGGGGTTTATGTTTCTGTATGAATTCCATAAAATTCTGTTATGATGGAGTAAAGAGCGAGAATCTCAAAAATCACAGCAAATGAATAAAGCAAAACAAGTAGGAAGCGGTCTCTCGCTCTCTACAGGCGGTTGAGCACCTGATCCTACAAgcattattttttactattttccaaTCTTTtcctcaaaaattaatttttttaagtgAAAACACACACAATCACATAGGGTAAGCGCTGCAACCATTTTTGGAGTAAGAGATTTAAAAAGGCTCAAAATAAAGAGATTTAAAAGTCCGCCTTCCCTATTAACAACTTCCCGAATCGGATCTTTTTAAAAGGAGAAAATTTTCCTCTATTTTaccttttaaaaaactaaaataaagtgacgattttattttaaataaaaagtaaGCAAAGCAAACGATGAATATATTGGCAACCAAAAGGAATATTCTAAACCTAGTGCCGACACATGGCGCAGGTCTGTACTAGTATAATTGAAAAAGGAAGAATTAATAGTGAGATTCAAACCATGTATGTAAGGAAATATTGAGTATATATATTGGAGTGTGCATCACACAGAACATAAGGGCTTCACACCTACATAGGCAGGTCTTAGGTGTGGGACAATTATTGTGTCCATCAAAGACTCATTCTAAGATAAAAGCCTTTGAGGTATTTAGCTTCGCTTGAGATGGATGGCTTTGTCATGCTACGCACAAGAGGGAAGATCTTTGGGAGGCGGAGGAAGTGCGGAATCTTTAGTGCCTCCATTATTGACAATGAACACGGCAGCCAGTCCCCAAGGTACGTGAGCGTCGACATGGCAGTGCATTAGCCATGCACCTGTACAACTCATATCTTCATAATCCAAATTAAGGGTGACAgtaataaaatattactattaaTTAGTCAATCAATCAATCCAGGAGTCACAATCAACTTGTAAAtgtgaaattttttgaaattacaTTGCACTTCACTCCTATTTGACCATTTAGAAACTTACTAATTCAGAATGAActgtatataaaataaatattacgagcatgaaaaatttatttaaattataagatatatgaaattaaaaatataaaagcagtcattttcataaaaataaataaaaacatgttACACATGTGCCATGCgcatttcctaaaaatatttttaataaatattaataaaaaataaaattaatatcaataTAAAGTGAATTAGGAAagacccatatatatatatatatatatatatatatatatatatatatacatagacacacacacacacacatacacatatgcacatatttgaaaatttatattttaagttaaatatataattataaaataaattaaattaagttatgCTTCGACAACAAAAATGCATATATTGAACTTTGCGGTGATGGaaagtgaaattataatttattaataatataaaaattaacttatTATTTCTGTTGATGACAGACAGGAGAGGATTTTGGCAAGGGATAAGTGATAGATGGTTATATTCTATTATATGTTCTAGAATAATTAACCTCAAATTAAATGAATTAGAAACTAAAAATACATATATCTTTAAGACAAAAGGGTTTTGAGCGAAAAGAATGCAAGAAATTAGAAAGGCACCTGGATTGTCTGCTCGAAATCTAATGGCGGCCCATCCTCCAATAGCAACGGCGAGGGTGTTTCGGATCTGCGGATTTTTATAGTTGAACTTGGCGGGGTCATTTTTTGGGTCGAAATTCCCAAAACCTTGAGCCAACACATGGAAGTCAAAGCTGTGGAGGTGCATAGGGTGGCTTTCTATAGCCACCAAGGCTGTGTTTTGCAACACAATCTCGACTGTCGAGTTAAACTCAAACTCCTTAACAATCGTGGATTTATTAGTCATGAACAATGACTTATCAAAGCTAAGGCTACTATTGGTGTAGTCAAAGATCCTCGGGGGTTGATCAGGGAAACCTGTATAATAGACCCCACTGTGTTCATAATAGTGGGCCTCCATAATTGACTCTTGATGGGGAAACACAAAGGATATGTTGTTCATGCTTCCAGCGAATCTTAGCCCTAGCGGGCCTTTACACGTGGCATTCTCCCCGCACGGGGAGAAGCCCAATCCGATGGTAATGAACATGTGGTGGTCCACGTTGGTGGGGACGGGATACCGAAACGGTGCCGTTACAAGCGCAGTCAGGTTGCTGTTAAACGTGTAGGCGGTGGCTGTGTCTTTGAAGTCTGGAAGGCGAGGCATTGGTGGGGTTGATGCGTTACTGTTTGCGCAGTCGTAGACGAGTCTAGCCCTGGTGGTGGTATTCTCTGTGGGGATGCGGCCGGCGCTGGCGTAAGCTCTGGCTGCCATGTAGTAAGTTCCCGGCAACTGGTCGGCTGTGAGGAGAACGTCAGTGGTCTGGCCAGGGACCATGAGGACGACGTCGGTTTTGAATGGGTTGGTATAGGAAGAGTCGACGGCGACAACTGTAAAATGGTGGTTGGCTATCATGAAGAAGAGCTGTTTACTGAGTGCAGAATTGATAATACGTAGCAGATATGTCTTTCCTTGCACCACTTTGAGCTCATATGTTTCTGAACAAAATCATTATTAATGGATACTGCATGGTAAGACGACGTCACTTAATGAGTTATTGAATAATTACTTGATATAGTTACACACCATTTTGGGAGGTGCAAGGATAGAGATCGCCTGGGAGGCCATTAATGGTGAAGGCATCAGAATTATTAAAGTTCTTCCCACTGGCAAGTGCTTCCATCTCCACATCCACAACATTAGCATTCCACCACTCCCCTACGGTGAGAGTTCATACAATAGTTGCTTGAAAAACTGATGTTGTCCGTAAATCTATTTATTGAGCTCATTATTAAGAATAAAACCCTAACATGCATGTATAATTTGTTTCAACTTGGTCCAACAGCCAATTATCACACTATCATCCTCATAATCATGGGCAAGTTTTATTTTATGGTAAATCATAGGGTAAAAGACATTACCTTCCTTGagattttgcaaaaagacaatgactttccctaaaattttaaaGATTCAAGTAACCTCTcctgaaatttgtcaaaaaaatacaAACCTACACTTCTATTTTGTAAAAGCGATACGTTTTTTTAAGAGAGGTCTATGCCTTTTAGCAAACCTCGGGAGAGGCATgtgatacttttgaaaatcaAGACAAATTTGCGTCATTTTTTACAAACCTCATGAGAGGTTCCTaagatttttgaaactttagaagAGGTCTCTATCTTTTTGTTAAACCTCATGGAGGTGAGTGTCTTTACCCTAAATCTTATTCTTCTGTACAACttttatttatgaataaaattacaaatacatcatttaaatttttcaaatgtGAAACTGCATTCTGTGACAACTATGCACCAAATAGTCAtgagtttttttttataataatcaaAGAACTTCTataattattttgttattttttttttaaaaaagtaaccCCGGTCTTTTATGATTATCTTGTTGACAAAAACAACCCTCCATTTAATTCATCCAACAAAATGATTTGAAATGGGTTTTTGATAGCTATTAAGAACATAAAGGTGTAATGTCATATCATATATGTTCATAGATTTTATGCTTCACTAAATTTTAGACCAATTGATATCATTATCTCTACATCCACATGTTAACCACACCAATTGTTCAGTAATGTGACATGTTGTGCATGTTTAAACATTATTTACTAGTTAACAATCCACATCAATAACAATGTCTATTCATCaatgtatttaaaatttataggcTCATATGTCTAGTTGATATACTACTCCAAATGATCACCCAAgatcctagtaaaattgtagaATGCATGATTTGTTTAAACTAGATTtcaattttcattattattacaaTCATCCTAATGAATGGGATTTCAGACACGATGGTAAAGTTGTTGCCATTTGACCTGAAGGTCACGAGTTTGAGGCATGGAAACAACCTTTtgcacaataaaaaataaaaaaaaatacatactaTAAACCCATTGTAGTATGTCCCTTCCTCAAACCccgcatatgcgggagctttgtgcactatACTGGCCATTTTTATTTCAATCATCCTTATAATCGCGaactttttcttttcaaaatttgtatTCCTCCTTTATTTTAACTTTCACCAAGTGATCTTATGCTTATCATTAATTTGATTATCTCTCTATTTTAATTAAGTCAATAGTTTAGATTTGTGGCATCTATATATGATGCTTGTTAATTATTTAACTAGCATTCCACGTTTATCAAAAGATTCATCCTTGTATTATGATGCTTGAATCTCACTTTCATGTGTTATGTAGTTAGAATGCTATCTAAAACACATGATCAAACATTGCTAACATTGTgttaaacaaattaattaatcaTGAAAATGTGGATATAAATTTAAGTAATAATGTGGTGCAACAATAAGGACATACACATATAGCAAGGGTGCATAAGAGTGTTGCTTACCTAAGGTAATGACAACTTCCTTATATGGAAAAAGCTTATAAGGGTATGATTGGCCTTTTGGTGGGCGGACAATGAAAGCCCCATACAACGTTGCTCGTAATGATACATGGTGGGCATGCCACCACAAGGTTCCTTCTTGTCGTGTGATTGTAAATTTGTATGTGTAGTTATTTCCGGGGCGTATTGGACATTGAGTTACATAAGTAGCTCCATCAGCCCAAGCACTATATTTTTGATGAATTCCATGCCTACAATGTTTGATTCATTATAGATTTGAACaacaataataacataataatattgatgatgatgatgatgatgatgatgatgacgaagATGTGCGACAATGacagtgatgatgatgatgatagaaTGGGTCATGCAATGAGGAGATGGAGATTAAATAAAAATGTTTAATCACTCATTAGCtttaatagtttaattttaatGTATTAAAGTGACAAATTTACCTAGTCTCACTCTACAAACCTTCATGATTCTCATTTTACATGGAAgatgaaagaaaaatgaaagaaatgaaaGGTTATTATTTTAGTGTTTTTTTTCCCCCCTAAAGTGCAAATAGTGAGctttcatattttatcataataAATGTTTACACATACCTCAAAGAAGAAATTAAAAGTGTAGTCTACCCTTAATCCTCTCCGGACTCCCTCAAGATCAAATTCCTTAATTTGTTGGATTGGGCTCAAGTGCTATGTTCTAGCCTTTAGTTTTTAGCTAGTTACTTTGCACTAATCTTCAATGCATGTGGTTGGGCAATTTTTTTCAACGacaatatcttttttttttctctatcttTTAAATTATTTAGTTCAT
This Malania oleifera isolate guangnan ecotype guangnan chromosome 11, ASM2987363v1, whole genome shotgun sequence DNA region includes the following protein-coding sequences:
- the LOC131167605 gene encoding laccase-7-like; protein product: MARTYVFFIAIACASALIASSMVSAEVIERTLHVSNINVSLVCSQQLIVVANKSLPGPTIEARVGDVIIIHVCNDSPYNLTIHWHGIHQKYSAWADGATYVTQCPIRPGNNYTYKFTITRQEGTLWWHAHHVSLRATLYGAFIVRPPKGQSYPYKLFPYKEVVITLGEWWNANVVDVEMEALASGKNFNNSDAFTINGLPGDLYPCTSQNETYELKVVQGKTYLLRIINSALSKQLFFMIANHHFTVVAVDSSYTNPFKTDVVLMVPGQTTDVLLTADQLPGTYYMAARAYASAGRIPTENTTTRARLVYDCANSNASTPPMPRLPDFKDTATAYTFNSNLTALVTAPFRYPVPTNVDHHMFITIGLGFSPCGENATCKGPLGLRFAGSMNNISFVFPHQESIMEAHYYEHSGVYYTGFPDQPPRIFDYTNSSLSFDKSLFMTNKSTIVKEFEFNSTVEIVLQNTALVAIESHPMHLHSFDFHVLAQGFGNFDPKNDPAKFNYKNPQIRNTLAVAIGGWAAIRFRADNPGAWLMHCHVDAHVPWGLAAVFIVNNGGTKDSALPPPPKDLPSCA